A genome region from Carassius auratus strain Wakin unplaced genomic scaffold, ASM336829v1 scaf_tig00217515, whole genome shotgun sequence includes the following:
- the LOC113101101 gene encoding transmembrane protein 216 isoform X1, with protein MLAVHNTNGGQPVLSSTPLQILFHLNGWYFAAFFIAEILIFIYKGVILPYPQANLILDVVLLLLFLGLETLRLFYGWKGNLCQRSLALFVSVAVLVPCAVLSVYFLLLQTFVLRLEVVLNAVLLCFYSFELILGLITLSVFSRANIY; from the exons ATGCTAGCCGTTCACAACACTAACG GAGGACAACCTGTC TTGTCCTCCACACCACTGCAGATCCTGTTTCACTTGAACGGCTGGTATTTTGCAGCTTTCTTCATCGCTGAGATTCTTATATTTATCTACAAAG GGGTGATCCTCCCTTACCCACAAGCCAATCTGATATTAGATGTTGTCTTGCTGCTCCTCTTCCTGGGCCTGGAAACCCTCAGACTCTTCTATG GCTGGAAGGGGAACCTGTGTCAGCGCTCTCTGGCTCTGTTTGTGAGTGTTGCTGTTCTGGTGCCCTGTGCGGTGCTGAGCGTCTACTTCCTGCTGCTGCAGACCTTTGTGTTACGGCTGGAGGTTGTGCTCAATGCTGTGCTGCTCTGCTTCTACAGCTTTGAGCTGATTCTGGGGCTCATAACCCTCTCCGTTTTTTCAAG GGCCAACATTTATTAA
- the LOC113101101 gene encoding transmembrane protein 216 isoform X2 has product MAGHGGQPVLSSTPLQILFHLNGWYFAAFFIAEILIFIYKGVILPYPQANLILDVVLLLLFLGLETLRLFYGWKGNLCQRSLALFVSVAVLVPCAVLSVYFLLLQTFVLRLEVVLNAVLLCFYSFELILGLITLSVFSRANIY; this is encoded by the exons ATGGCCGGACACG GAGGACAACCTGTC TTGTCCTCCACACCACTGCAGATCCTGTTTCACTTGAACGGCTGGTATTTTGCAGCTTTCTTCATCGCTGAGATTCTTATATTTATCTACAAAG GGGTGATCCTCCCTTACCCACAAGCCAATCTGATATTAGATGTTGTCTTGCTGCTCCTCTTCCTGGGCCTGGAAACCCTCAGACTCTTCTATG GCTGGAAGGGGAACCTGTGTCAGCGCTCTCTGGCTCTGTTTGTGAGTGTTGCTGTTCTGGTGCCCTGTGCGGTGCTGAGCGTCTACTTCCTGCTGCTGCAGACCTTTGTGTTACGGCTGGAGGTTGTGCTCAATGCTGTGCTGCTCTGCTTCTACAGCTTTGAGCTGATTCTGGGGCTCATAACCCTCTCCGTTTTTTCAAG GGCCAACATTTATTAA